The proteins below are encoded in one region of Alistipes indistinctus YIT 12060:
- a CDS encoding DUF4377 domain-containing protein: MNPRKLILIFGAIILFCSCKKDENDKVIFYTVASEKVYRYGAFGEVPYYVVKEKNDNDWKVLRNDIQGFFDYERGYEYRVAVAKIHVKEPMQDASPIEYHLLYIISKTLKDSENLPPIRWENP, encoded by the coding sequence ATGAATCCGAGAAAACTAATCCTAATCTTCGGGGCGATAATTCTTTTTTGCTCTTGCAAAAAGGACGAAAATGATAAGGTCATATTTTACACGGTAGCGTCGGAAAAGGTTTATCGTTACGGAGCTTTCGGCGAGGTTCCGTACTATGTCGTTAAAGAGAAAAATGACAACGACTGGAAAGTCTTAAGGAATGACATCCAGGGGTTTTTCGACTATGAACGGGGCTATGAGTATCGAGTGGCAGTCGCAAAAATACATGTCAAAGAACCGATGCAAGATGCCTCCCCGATCGAATATCATTTGTTGTATATTATTTCCAAAACGCTGAAAGATTCCGAGAACTTACCGCCGATTCGTTGGGAAAATCCGTAG